The Deltaproteobacteria bacterium genomic sequence CCGAATTCATTAAATTGTTCGCTCAGAGCCTGGAATCCGTGATCCCGGCATTGGAAGGACGTTACGATCTGGAATGGAATATCGCCGCTTTCGGTCTGCTGATCATGCTGTTCCTGCTCCTGGAACCCGGCGGACTCAACGCCATCTGGGTTCGCGTAAAAACAGGGTTCAAGAATTGGCCCTTTACCTACTGAGGCTTACGGACTCCTTTTGTGGCGCCTTGCCGGAATTCGAATCGCCATGCCCGACCGGAGAACGTCTGTGGGCTTTTCCGGCTTCAACGGGGGCTGTGGATGTTGGGAAAGAGCCGGGGGGCATGCCATTGTGCCTTCGATGCCTTCCCGTTTTCTTTAAGATCGGACTCTCGTCCGGACGAAACAACGGAACCTTAGCAAAGGAGGAAGACGCATGATGGACAAACGTTGGATCAACGGCGCGATTCTTTTCGCCGTGGTGCTGCTGCTCAGCGCCGATATGGCCACAGCGGCGGGTCGAGGGGTCACCGACGACACGATCAAGCTCGGTTTGGTGCTGGTCAAGACCGGTCCCGTCGCAGCCCTGGGTTTGCCAAACGGCCAGGGTATGGTCGACTACATGAAATACATCAACGACGGGGGCGGCATCAACGGCCGCAAAGTGGAGATCATCTGGGAAGACGACCAGTTCCAGGCCCCCAAATCGGTGGCGGCGGTCAAGAAGCTGATGACTCGGGACGAAGTGCTCACCATCATCACCACGGGCGGCACCACCCAGACCATCGCCAATCTGGGCAATATCCAAAACTACAAAATTACCAATATTCCCAATGCATTGGCCGTAGAATTCTATGAGCCGCTCAATCCGTACATCTTCGCCATGGGCGCCACCTATGAAGCCCAATACCAGTGCATCGTGGACTACATCCACGACGACCTCGGGATCGAGGACCCGCGCATCGGAGTCGTATACACCAAGAAGGAATACGGAAAGGTGGGACTGGATGCGATCAAGGACAGAGCGAAAAAATACGACATCCCCGTTGTGGCCGAGCTGGTCATGCCCACGGGCGCCGTTGACGCCAGTTCGCAGGTGCTGGCTCTTCAAAAAGCGGATGCCAACATCGTAATTACATGCGACGTGCTGCCCCCTGTCATCAGTTTCGTCAAGACCACCCAGAAGTATGCCTATACACCCGTGATTTTCGGGTTCAACTGGGCCACGGACGATATGATCGTAAAGGCCTGCGGCGAAGGAGCCAAGAACTACATCGGCGTGAACTTCGTGGGCGGATGGTCGGACGATTCCCCGGGTCTCACGCTGGTGCGTGAGATCGCCGCCAAATACGGCGCCGAACCCGGACTCACCTCCCTGTACGTCAACGGAGTGGGAGTGGCCTGGCTCTTTGTCGAGGCGATGAAGCGGGCTGGAGAGAATCTCAACCCGGATACGCTCAAAGAGGCCATGGAA encodes the following:
- a CDS encoding ABC transporter substrate-binding protein, with the translated sequence MMDKRWINGAILFAVVLLLSADMATAAGRGVTDDTIKLGLVLVKTGPVAALGLPNGQGMVDYMKYINDGGGINGRKVEIIWEDDQFQAPKSVAAVKKLMTRDEVLTIITTGGTTQTIANLGNIQNYKITNIPNALAVEFYEPLNPYIFAMGATYEAQYQCIVDYIHDDLGIEDPRIGVVYTKKEYGKVGLDAIKDRAKKYDIPVVAELVMPTGAVDASSQVLALQKADANIVITCDVLPPVISFVKTTQKYAYTPVIFGFNWATDDMIVKACGEGAKNYIGVNFVGGWSDDSPGLTLVREIAAKYGAEPGLTSLYVNGVGVAWLFVEAMKRAGENLNPDTLKEAMETLSDYETGGIFPPVTYTHQSHAPSEKVKFFKADVPNNRLVPITDWRSPKQM